In Trifolium pratense cultivar HEN17-A07 linkage group LG7, ARS_RC_1.1, whole genome shotgun sequence, a genomic segment contains:
- the LOC123893891 gene encoding ent-kaurene synthase TSP4, chloroplastic isoform X1, producing the protein MSLSRFITPLSSTSDSSMIPSTVKKNKNTTTALCFEDTKERIKNMFNKVELSISSYDTAFVAMIPSSASPHAPFFPQCLNWLLDNQLLDGSWGLPDRHPLLINDALLSTLACILALKQWGIGEDKMNKGLQFIESNFTSINDDKEHCPIGFDILFPSLIEYAQTLGINLPIGATSLEAIIQKKDKELQRGFQSNSEGWKAYLAYVSEGMLNSLDLNTITKYQRKNGSLFNSPATTAAVFRQLKNADCLSYLQSVLGKFGNAVPMVYPLDIYARLHMIDSLDRLGINHHFKDEIQSVLDETYRYWLQGAEDIFLDPTTCAMAFRILRLNGYDVSSDPFYQYSEDKFANSLKGYLKDVSAVLELYRASQVIIHPDESVLVKQSSWTRNLLKHNSSPYQLYADKLRIYVDNEVNDVLNFPHHANLERLLNRRSVEHYNADETRILKASYRSFNLANQDILKLAVEDFNLCQSIHNKELKQLGRWIVESRLDKLEFARQKLAYCYFSSAATLFAPELSDARISWAKNGVLTTVVDDFFDVGSSQEEQENLIQLVEKWDVDVNTVCCSEAVKIIFSALHSTICEIGEKSVERQGRNVKDNVIKIWLDLMRSMFTEAEWLRTKATPTIDDYMQNAYISFALGPIVLPALYLVGPKLSDDVAENQELNYLFKTMGTCGRLLNDIQGFKRESEEGKLNAVSLHMLHGNGVVTYEDTIDKLKGVIEENRRELLRLVLKEKGSLVPRDCKDLFWKMLKVLNLFYIKDDGFTSNEMMYSTVNAVLKDPIILN; encoded by the exons ATGTCTCTTTCACGCTTCATCACTCCTCTCTCTTCCACTTCAG ATTCTTCTATGATTCCATCAActgtaaagaaaaataagaacacTACTACAGCTTTG TGTTTTGAAGACACTAAAGAAAGAATCAAGAACATGTTCAACAAGGTTGAACTTTCAATTTCTTCATATGATACAGCTTTTGTAGCAATGATTCCTTCTTCAGCGTCTCCGCATGCCCCCTTTTTTCCCCAGTGCTTGAATTGGTTACTGGATAATCAACTCTTGGATGGCTCCTGGGGTCTTCCCGATCGCCATCCATTGTTGATCAATGATGCTCTCTTGTCTACTTTAGCATGTATTCTTGCATTGAAGCAATGGGGTATTGGTGAAGATAAGATGAATAAGG gACTTCAATTTATAGAGTCAAACTTTACTTCAATCAATGATGACAAGGAACACTGTCCCATAGGATTTGATATACTTTTTCCTTCTTTGATTGAATATGCACAAACTTTGGGCATTAATCTTCCAATTGGAGCTACAAGCTTGGAAGCAATTATCCAGAAGAAAGACAAAGAGCTCCAAAG AGGCTTTCAAAGCAATTCAGAAGGGTGGAAAGCATATCTAGCATATGTATCAGAAGGAATGCTGAACTCATTGGACTTGAATACAATCACGAAGTATCAAAGAAAGAATGGATCTTTATTTAATTCACCTGCTACAACAGCAGCTGTTTTTCGGCAATTAAAGAATGCTGACTGTCTTAGTTACCTTCAATCAGTATTAGGAAAGTTTGGTAATGCAG ttcCAATGGTGTATCCTCTAGATATATATGCCCGTCTCCATATGATTGATAGTCTTGACAGATTGGGTATTAATCATCATTTCAAAGATGAAATTCAAAGTGTATTGGATGAAACATACAG ATATTGGCTGCAAGGAGCAGAAGATATATTTTTAGACCCTACAACCTGTGCAATGGCATTTCGAATCTTGCGTCTCAATGGTTATGATGTATCTTCAG ATCCATTTTATCAATATTCAGAAGATAAATTTGCCAATTCCTTGAAAGGGTACTTGAAGGATGTTAGTGCTGTTTTAGAGCTATATAGGGCTTCACAAGTCATTATACATCCCGATGAATCAGTTTTGGTTAAACAAAGTTCTTGGACAAGAAATCTTCTGAAGCACAATTCTTCCCCTTACCAATTATATGCTGATAAACTTCGTATTTATGTTGATAATGAG GTCAATGATGTTCTTAACTTTCCACATCATGCGAATTTGGAGCGTTTGTTAAACAGGAGATCAGTGGAGCATTACAACGCAGACGAAACAAGGATTTTAAAAGCATCATACAG ATCTTTCAATCTTGCAAACCAAGACATTCTGAAGCTAGCAGTAGAAGACTTCAATCTATGCCAATCAATACACAATAAAGAATTGAAACAACTTGGAAG GTGGATTGTTGAAAGCAGACTAGATAAACTAGAATTTGCAAGACAGAAATTGGCATATTGTTACTTCTCCAGTGCAGCTACTCTTTTTGCCCCCGAACTTTCTGATGCTCGCATATCTTGGGCGAAGAACGGGGTGCTCACAACAGTTGTAGATGATTTCTTTGATGTCGGGAGTTCTCAAGAAGAGCAAGAGAACCTTATTCAACTAGTTGAGAA GTGGGATGTAGATGTCAATACTGTATGTTGTTCTGAAGCGGTTAAGATAATATTTTCTGCATTGCATAGCACAATTTGTGAGATTGGAGAGAAATCTGTCGAGCGGCAAGGACGCAATGTGAAAGACAATGTTATCAAGATT TGGTTAGATTTGATGCGGTCTATGTTTACAGAAGCTGAGTGGTTGAGAACCAAGGCCACCCCAACAATTGATGATTATATGCAAAATGCATACATATCATTTGCCTTAGGACCAATTGTTCTTCCAGCACTCTATCTTGTTGGACCTAAGCTTTCAGACGATGTTGCGGAAAATCAGGAATTGAATTATCTCTTCAAGACCATGGGCACTTGCGGACGTCTTCTCAATGATATTCAAGGTTTTAAG AGAGAATCGGAGGAAGGTAAACTGAATGCAGTGAGTTTGCATATGCTTCATGGTAACGGAGTTGTTACTTACGAAGACACCATTGATAAGTTAAAGGGTGTTATTGAGGAAAATAGAAGAGAACTCCTTAGATTAGTTTTGAAGGAAAAAGGAAGCTTAGTTCCAAGAGATTGCAAGGATTTGTTTTGGAAAATGTTGAAAGTATTGAACCTATTTTACATTAAGGATGATGGATTTACTTCAAATGAGATGATGTACTCTACTGTTAATGCAGTACTTAAAGATCCAATCATTCTTAATTAA
- the LOC123893892 gene encoding 50S ribosomal protein L7/L12-like, which produces MSLLLRIRHRLHNGLYRQPLYESVVGFNGRKLNVFSRNFGQAARKEEEEDVEEVEIDQRSLPADFDPATFDPTQNRGPPSERVFRLVDEVASLTLAEAAELGLIMMKKMGIKEMPNVGYMKAGAANFAGMATKATTATKEEVKPEKTVFELKLLSYEAASKIKVIKEVRGFTDLGLKEAKDLVEKTPSIIKKGVSKEEGEQIIEKLKALGANVVME; this is translated from the coding sequence ATGAGCTTGCTTTTGAGAATAAGGCATCGTTTACACAATGGTTTGTATAGACAACCTCTTTATGAAAGCGTAGTAGGGTTTAATGGTAGgaaattaaatgtattttcaAGAAACTTTGGTCAAGCGGCAAGaaaagaggaggaagaggatGTAGAGGAAGTGGAAATTGATCAAAGAAGCCTCCCAGCTGATTTTGATCCCGCAACATTTGATCCGACTCAGAATCGCGGCCCTCCATCCGAGAGAGTTTTCAGGCTTGTTGATGAAGTGGCGTCTCTAACGCTAGCTGAAGCTGCGGAATTGGGTCTCATTATGATGAAGAAAATGGGGATAAAGGAGATGCCAAATGTTGGATATATGAAAGCAGGGGCTGCAAATTTTGCCGGAATGGCAACAAAAGCCACAACAGCAACCAAAGAAGAGGTAAAACCAGAAAAAACTGTATTTGAATTGAAACTGTTGTCCTATGAAGCAGCTTCCAAAATTAAAGTCATCAAGGAGGTTCGGGGCTTTACCGATTTAGGTTTGAAGGAGGCTAAAGATTTAGTAGAAAAAACACCTTCTATTATAAAGAAAGGTGTTTCAAAGGAAGAAGGGGAACAGATAATAGAGAAATTGAAAGCACTTGGTGCAAATGTTGTTATGGAGTGA
- the LOC123893895 gene encoding zinc transporter 1: protein MSFLTTIIKLIFFYVIILFPTLVSSDSCTCETEQTKGNNEKNEAFHYKLGSIASVLVCGALGVSLPLLSKRIPILSPKNDIFFMIKAFAAGVILATGFIHILPEAFESLNSPCLKEKPWGDFPFAGLVAMLSSIATLMVDSFASSYYQRRHFNPSKQVPHNEDEEMGDGHVGHIHVHTHATHGHTHGSSNSSQDSISTELIRQRIISQVLELGIVVHSVIIGISLGTAQSIDTIKPLLVALSFHQFFEGMGLGGCISQAKFESRSTAIMATFFSLTTPIGIAIGIGISTGYKENSPTSLIIEGVFNSASAGILIYMALVDLLAADFMSPRLQNNLKIQIGANISLLLGSGCMSLLAKWA, encoded by the exons ATGAGTTTTCTCACTACTATcataaagttaatatttttttatgtcattattCTCTTCCCAACTCTTGTTTCAAGTGATTCATGCACATGTGAAACAGAACAAACCAAaggaaataatgaaaaaaatgaagctTTTCATTACAAACTTGGTTCAATTGCTTCTGTCCTTGTTTGTGGTGCTCTTGGTGTAAGCTTACCCTTATTAAGCAAAAGAATTCCAATTCTAAGTCCTAAAAATgacatatttttcatgattaAAGCCTTCGCGGCCGGGGTAATTTTGGCAACCGGTTTTATACACATACTTCCAGAAGCATTTGAGAGTTTGAATTCACCTTGTCTTAAGGAAAAACCTTGGGGAGATTTTCCGTTTGCCGGACTTGTTGCGATGTTGTCTTCAATTGCAACTTTGATGGTTGATTCATTTGCTTCTAGTTATTATCAAAGGAGACATTTTAATCCTTCTAAACAAGTTCCTCataatgaagatgaagaaatggGTGATGGACATGTTGGTCATATACATGTTCATACACATGCAACACATGGTCATACACATGGATCATCTAACTCTTCTCAAGATTCAATATCAACTGAATTAATTAGGCAAAGGATCATATCACAA GTGTTGGAGCTAGGAATAGTGGTACATTCAGTGATCATTGGAATATCTTTAGGTACTGCACAAAGTATTGATACCATAAAGCCTCTCCTAGTGGCCTTGTCTTTCCatcaattttttgaaggaatgGGGCTTGGTGGTTGCATATCTCAG GCAAAATTTGAGTCTAGGTCCACAGCAATCATGGCAACATTTTTCTCCCTAACAACACCAATTGGGATAGCAATTGGGATTGGAATATCAACTGGATATAAAGAGAATAGCCCAACATCTCTAATTATTGAAGGGGTTTTCAATTCTGCTTCAGCTGGAATTTTGATTTACATGGCACTAGTTGACCTATTAGCAGCTGATTTTATGAGTccaaggttgcaaaataatttGAAGATACAAATAGGAGCAAATATTTCACTTCTTTTAGGTTCAGGTTGCATGTCCTTATTGGCCAAATGGGCCTAA
- the LOC123893891 gene encoding ent-kaurene synthase TSP4, chloroplastic isoform X2 — protein sequence MFCSKLPCNFLLFNSSMIPSTVKKNKNTTTALCFEDTKERIKNMFNKVELSISSYDTAFVAMIPSSASPHAPFFPQCLNWLLDNQLLDGSWGLPDRHPLLINDALLSTLACILALKQWGIGEDKMNKGLQFIESNFTSINDDKEHCPIGFDILFPSLIEYAQTLGINLPIGATSLEAIIQKKDKELQRGFQSNSEGWKAYLAYVSEGMLNSLDLNTITKYQRKNGSLFNSPATTAAVFRQLKNADCLSYLQSVLGKFGNAVPMVYPLDIYARLHMIDSLDRLGINHHFKDEIQSVLDETYRYWLQGAEDIFLDPTTCAMAFRILRLNGYDVSSDPFYQYSEDKFANSLKGYLKDVSAVLELYRASQVIIHPDESVLVKQSSWTRNLLKHNSSPYQLYADKLRIYVDNEVNDVLNFPHHANLERLLNRRSVEHYNADETRILKASYRSFNLANQDILKLAVEDFNLCQSIHNKELKQLGRWIVESRLDKLEFARQKLAYCYFSSAATLFAPELSDARISWAKNGVLTTVVDDFFDVGSSQEEQENLIQLVEKWDVDVNTVCCSEAVKIIFSALHSTICEIGEKSVERQGRNVKDNVIKIWLDLMRSMFTEAEWLRTKATPTIDDYMQNAYISFALGPIVLPALYLVGPKLSDDVAENQELNYLFKTMGTCGRLLNDIQGFKRESEEGKLNAVSLHMLHGNGVVTYEDTIDKLKGVIEENRRELLRLVLKEKGSLVPRDCKDLFWKMLKVLNLFYIKDDGFTSNEMMYSTVNAVLKDPIILN from the exons ATGTTCTGTTCTAAATTGCCATGCAATTTTCTACTTTTCA ATTCTTCTATGATTCCATCAActgtaaagaaaaataagaacacTACTACAGCTTTG TGTTTTGAAGACACTAAAGAAAGAATCAAGAACATGTTCAACAAGGTTGAACTTTCAATTTCTTCATATGATACAGCTTTTGTAGCAATGATTCCTTCTTCAGCGTCTCCGCATGCCCCCTTTTTTCCCCAGTGCTTGAATTGGTTACTGGATAATCAACTCTTGGATGGCTCCTGGGGTCTTCCCGATCGCCATCCATTGTTGATCAATGATGCTCTCTTGTCTACTTTAGCATGTATTCTTGCATTGAAGCAATGGGGTATTGGTGAAGATAAGATGAATAAGG gACTTCAATTTATAGAGTCAAACTTTACTTCAATCAATGATGACAAGGAACACTGTCCCATAGGATTTGATATACTTTTTCCTTCTTTGATTGAATATGCACAAACTTTGGGCATTAATCTTCCAATTGGAGCTACAAGCTTGGAAGCAATTATCCAGAAGAAAGACAAAGAGCTCCAAAG AGGCTTTCAAAGCAATTCAGAAGGGTGGAAAGCATATCTAGCATATGTATCAGAAGGAATGCTGAACTCATTGGACTTGAATACAATCACGAAGTATCAAAGAAAGAATGGATCTTTATTTAATTCACCTGCTACAACAGCAGCTGTTTTTCGGCAATTAAAGAATGCTGACTGTCTTAGTTACCTTCAATCAGTATTAGGAAAGTTTGGTAATGCAG ttcCAATGGTGTATCCTCTAGATATATATGCCCGTCTCCATATGATTGATAGTCTTGACAGATTGGGTATTAATCATCATTTCAAAGATGAAATTCAAAGTGTATTGGATGAAACATACAG ATATTGGCTGCAAGGAGCAGAAGATATATTTTTAGACCCTACAACCTGTGCAATGGCATTTCGAATCTTGCGTCTCAATGGTTATGATGTATCTTCAG ATCCATTTTATCAATATTCAGAAGATAAATTTGCCAATTCCTTGAAAGGGTACTTGAAGGATGTTAGTGCTGTTTTAGAGCTATATAGGGCTTCACAAGTCATTATACATCCCGATGAATCAGTTTTGGTTAAACAAAGTTCTTGGACAAGAAATCTTCTGAAGCACAATTCTTCCCCTTACCAATTATATGCTGATAAACTTCGTATTTATGTTGATAATGAG GTCAATGATGTTCTTAACTTTCCACATCATGCGAATTTGGAGCGTTTGTTAAACAGGAGATCAGTGGAGCATTACAACGCAGACGAAACAAGGATTTTAAAAGCATCATACAG ATCTTTCAATCTTGCAAACCAAGACATTCTGAAGCTAGCAGTAGAAGACTTCAATCTATGCCAATCAATACACAATAAAGAATTGAAACAACTTGGAAG GTGGATTGTTGAAAGCAGACTAGATAAACTAGAATTTGCAAGACAGAAATTGGCATATTGTTACTTCTCCAGTGCAGCTACTCTTTTTGCCCCCGAACTTTCTGATGCTCGCATATCTTGGGCGAAGAACGGGGTGCTCACAACAGTTGTAGATGATTTCTTTGATGTCGGGAGTTCTCAAGAAGAGCAAGAGAACCTTATTCAACTAGTTGAGAA GTGGGATGTAGATGTCAATACTGTATGTTGTTCTGAAGCGGTTAAGATAATATTTTCTGCATTGCATAGCACAATTTGTGAGATTGGAGAGAAATCTGTCGAGCGGCAAGGACGCAATGTGAAAGACAATGTTATCAAGATT TGGTTAGATTTGATGCGGTCTATGTTTACAGAAGCTGAGTGGTTGAGAACCAAGGCCACCCCAACAATTGATGATTATATGCAAAATGCATACATATCATTTGCCTTAGGACCAATTGTTCTTCCAGCACTCTATCTTGTTGGACCTAAGCTTTCAGACGATGTTGCGGAAAATCAGGAATTGAATTATCTCTTCAAGACCATGGGCACTTGCGGACGTCTTCTCAATGATATTCAAGGTTTTAAG AGAGAATCGGAGGAAGGTAAACTGAATGCAGTGAGTTTGCATATGCTTCATGGTAACGGAGTTGTTACTTACGAAGACACCATTGATAAGTTAAAGGGTGTTATTGAGGAAAATAGAAGAGAACTCCTTAGATTAGTTTTGAAGGAAAAAGGAAGCTTAGTTCCAAGAGATTGCAAGGATTTGTTTTGGAAAATGTTGAAAGTATTGAACCTATTTTACATTAAGGATGATGGATTTACTTCAAATGAGATGATGTACTCTACTGTTAATGCAGTACTTAAAGATCCAATCATTCTTAATTAA